Sequence from the Aquimarina sp. Aq107 genome:
TAGAGTTAGGAGAATGTTATATCACCAAAGGATTTAGTTCTGACCAATATTTATACCCGTTATTTTTATATCTGTTAGAAAACCCAAAAGGAGCGATGCTTTATGTGGCTGATAGAAGTCCCATTTCGTTTGAAGAAATAGATACGATAGCATATACAAAAGCGTACACGCTAGAATTACATACCAAAACCGAAAGTATTGGATTAACGATTGCAGCTGTTCCTAAAGAAAATATGGAATTGCAAAAATCAAAAATTTCTAGTACAGAATATTTTCATCAGAAAGGAACACAACAAACAGGTATTCGTTTCAAAAATAAATTTGGAGAAGTTTTAGGGAAAATTGAATTTGATTCTGTCGAGAGCAAAGCTTGGGAGTATTGTAAAAAAATTCAATTACAGAATACAAGCTTAGTTTTAGGGTAGTTATGAGTACTCATATCTCTATACTAGGCTTAGGTTGGTTGGGGTTGCCGCTTGCGTTGCAACTTCAAAAAAGAGGGTATTCAGTTAATGGAAGCACCGCTGAACTGGATGCGTTAAAATCACTATGTAAGTATTCGTTCCCCACAAGCAGAATAAAAATTGAATCTGATACGATTATAGGAGATTGGGAATCTTTTATAAATGAAACATCGACGCTTATTATCAATTTTCCTCCAAAACGTATTGATAACATAGAAGTCGTTCATCCGCTTCAGATCGAACAGATTATAAAACATACACCTAGATCAACTAAGGTTATTTTTGTAAGCTCTACTTCAGTATATCAAAATAGTAATAACCTGATAAATGAAACAGAAGATTGTGCGCCAGAAAAAGCATCTGGGAGAGCCTTACTCAAGGCAGAACAATTATTGCAACAATATTTTCGTGCTAACATAACTATAGTAAGATTAGCAGGACTAATTGGACCACAACGTAATCCAGGAAGATTGCTAGCAGATAAGAAACAATTAAAAAACCCTAATGTACCTGTAAATCTTATTCATCAAAAAGATGCTATAGATCTAATTGAAGCAATTTTAGAACAAAATTGTTTTGGCGAAATTATTAATGGTTGTTCGGATATGCACCCAAAACGGAAAGAATTTTATGAAAATGCAGCTATCCAGTTAAGCCTGCCAACACCGGTTTTTCATACAATAACAAAAGAAAACTTTAAAATAGTCGATAATTCAAAATCAAAGGCACTGCTTAATTTTAAGTATCAATTTTCAAACCCAGAATGGATTTTTACAAAAAAACACTTACCAGAAATTAATATTATTGGTGCAGGGCCAGGGAATAAAAATTTATTAACGTTAAAAGCTTTAGAAGCTATTGAAAAAGCTGATGTTATTTTACATGATAATTTAATTTCTGATGAGATATTAGATATCAATACACTGGCTAAACATATGTATGTTGGTCGAAAATTTGGTGATTCGGAAAACCAAGAAACCCGACAAAACAAGATCAATACGTTGATGAAAAATCATTGCGAACTGGGAGATAAAGTGGTTAGGTTGAAATCAGGAGACCCATATGTTTATGGTAGAGCAGCAGAAGAAGCTCGTTTTTTGAAAAAACACAAACTACCTTTTACAGTTGTACCGGGAATTTCTGCAGCCTTAGCAGCGGCTAATATTTGTAATATACCAATAACAGAGCGCAATCAATCTAATTCCATGTTAATATGTACTGCGCATACAGCTGATTATTCGTTTGAGCAATTAAATGGAATTGCACATATGCTAAAAGCAGGGAATACGATTTCTATTTACATGGGATTAAAAAACTTGCATAGAATTGTTCCTAAATTATTAGAAGTATGTAAAGATGATAGGATTCCTGTAAACGCTATTTCAAGTGTTTCGAGAAAACAGCAAGCCATCGTTACTGGAAACTTAGGAAATATAGAAGAAAAAATAATGAATGCTACGATACAAATGCCGGTAGTTTTTATTATTGGCGCAACACCAATTTAATCTAAAAACTAATAGTAAATGAAACATCCAAGTTTAATTTCTAAAACACATAGCAGCACGTGTTGTTGGATGTTACATATGACAGATAAAAAAATAATAAAAACGAATAGATGAAAGAAGGAATTTTATTGTGTGGACATGGTACACGAAGAGAAGCTGGTGTAAAATCATTCAAACGATTGGTGGGTATCTTAAAAGAACGTTATCAAGATGCTTATGAAGTAGATTATGGTTTTTTAGAATTTAATCACCCCACTTATGAAGCAGCTGTGGAGCGTATGTATGCAAATGGTATCCGTAAAATTTATGCTTTACCTGTTATTTTATTTGCAGGTTCTCACGCCAAAAATGACATTCCTTATGAATTAAATACACTACAGACGTATCACGATGATTTAACCATTTCTATGGGGAAACATATTGGAGTAAGTTCTTTTTTACTGGATTTGTCATT
This genomic interval carries:
- a CDS encoding ferredoxin, coding for MGKNIANTKDTFFFCDGGSCQKAGSEQVVRAARAYLRNNEVWDTTHTIKTRCNGRCEDAPTCIVHPGEFWYKELTVEKIIPIVRRHLNNENPIKEELLYQKGWEQQFSNNERTPVKPKPFELKDDIELGECYITKGFSSDQYLYPLFLYLLENPKGAMLYVADRSPISFEEIDTIAYTKAYTLELHTKTESIGLTIAAVPKENMELQKSKISSTEYFHQKGTQQTGIRFKNKFGEVLGKIEFDSVESKAWEYCKKIQLQNTSLVLG
- the cobA gene encoding uroporphyrinogen-III C-methyltransferase, with the translated sequence MSTHISILGLGWLGLPLALQLQKRGYSVNGSTAELDALKSLCKYSFPTSRIKIESDTIIGDWESFINETSTLIINFPPKRIDNIEVVHPLQIEQIIKHTPRSTKVIFVSSTSVYQNSNNLINETEDCAPEKASGRALLKAEQLLQQYFRANITIVRLAGLIGPQRNPGRLLADKKQLKNPNVPVNLIHQKDAIDLIEAILEQNCFGEIINGCSDMHPKRKEFYENAAIQLSLPTPVFHTITKENFKIVDNSKSKALLNFKYQFSNPEWIFTKKHLPEINIIGAGPGNKNLLTLKALEAIEKADVILHDNLISDEILDINTLAKHMYVGRKFGDSENQETRQNKINTLMKNHCELGDKVVRLKSGDPYVYGRAAEEARFLKKHKLPFTVVPGISAALAAANICNIPITERNQSNSMLICTAHTADYSFEQLNGIAHMLKAGNTISIYMGLKNLHRIVPKLLEVCKDDRIPVNAISSVSRKQQAIVTGNLGNIEEKIMNATIQMPVVFIIGATPI